The Ananas comosus cultivar F153 linkage group 7, ASM154086v1, whole genome shotgun sequence genome has a window encoding:
- the LOC109712879 gene encoding calcium-dependent protein kinase 20-like isoform X1, whose amino-acid sequence MGNCCATPGDEARRKKAGAGAGAKKGRKGKKPNPFSIEYNKGPAASGAGVPRLTVLREPTGRDIGSRYELGQELGRGEFGITYLCTERATGDAFACKSISKKKLRTAVDIEDVRREVDIMRHLPGHPNIVTLRDTYEDDSAVHLVMELCEGGELFDRIVARGHYTERAAAVVTRTIVEVVQFIQVHKYFLQLLICCWQMMCHKHGVMHRDLKPENFLFANKKETAPLKAIDFGLSVFFRPGERFTEIVGSPYYMAPEVLKRNYGPEVDVWSAGVILYILLCGVPPFWAETEQGVAQAIIRSAIDFRRDPWPRVSDNAKDLVKRMLDPDPKRRLTAQEVLDHPWLQNAKKAPNVSLGETVKARLQQFSVMNKFKKRALRVVAEHLSVEEVADIKDMFHKMDVNSCGQITFEELKFGLHKLGHQIADADCRILMDAADVDGDGTLDYGEFVAVSIHLKKLGNDEHLHKAFAYFDKNKSGYIEIEELRDNLADDLGPNHEEVINAIIRDVDTDKDGKISYEEFATMMKAGTDWRKASRQYSRERFNSLSLKLQKDGSLQLATEGR is encoded by the exons atggggAACTGCTGTGCGACGCCGGGGGACGAGGCGAGGAGGAAGaaggcgggggcgggggcgggggcgaaGAAGGGGAGGAAGGGGAAGAAGCCGAACCCGTTCTCGATCGAGTACAACAAGGGGCCGGCGGCGTCGGGGGCGGGGGTGCCGAGGCTGACGGTGCTGAGGGAGCCGACGGGCCGCGACATCGGCAGCCGGTACGAGCTGGGACAGGAGCTGGGCCGCGGCGAGTTCGGCATCACCTACCTCTGCACGGAGCGCGCCACCGGCGACGCCTTCGCCTGCAAGTCCATCTCCAAGAAGAAGCTCCGCACCGCCGTCGACATCGAGGACGTCCGCCGCGAGGTCGACATCATGCGCCACCTCCCCGGCCACCCCAACATCGTCACCCTCCGCGACACCTACGAGGACGACAGCGCCGTCCACCTCGTCATGGAGCTCTGCGAGGGCGGCGAGCTCTTCGACCGCATCGTCGCCCGCGGCCACTACACCGAgcgggccgccgccgtcgtcacGCGCACCATCGTCGAGGTCGTGCAG TTTATACAAGTGCACAAATATTTTCTTCAACTGCTGATCTGTTGCTGGCAGATG ATGTGTCACAAGCACGGGGTGATGCATAGGGACTTGAAACCGGAGAATTTCTTGTTTGCCAACAAGAAGGAAACTGCCCCCCTGAAGGCGATTGACTTCGGATTGTCTGTATTTTTCAGGCCTG GTGAAAGGTTTACTGAAATTGTGGGAAGTCCTTATTACATGGCTCCGGAAGTTCTAAAGCGAAATTATGGCCCAGAAGTTGATGTTTGGAGTGCAGGAGTAATCCTCTACATTCTTCTTTGTGGAGTCCCTCCATTTTGGGCAG AAACTGAACAGGGAGTGGCGCAAGCAATCATCCGTTCTGCCATAGACTTTAGAAGAGACCCATGGCCTAGAGTTTCAGACAATGCTAAAGACCTTGTCAAGAGGATGCTTGATCCGGATCCAAAGCGGAGATTAACAGCTCAAGAAGTTCTAG ATCATCCTTGGTTGCAGAATGCCAAAAAGGCTCCAAATGTCTCTCTTGGTGAAACTGTTAAAGCAAGACTCCAACAATTCTCTGTCATgaacaaattcaaaaagagagcaCTTAGG GTTGTCGCTGAGCATTTATCAGTGGAAGAAGTAGCTGATATAAAGGATATGTTTCATAAGATGGATGTAAACAGCTGTGGTCAAATAACATTTGAAGAGTTGAAGTTTGGTTTGCATAAGCTTGGGCACCAGATTGCTGATGCAGATTGTAGAATATTAATGGATGCT GCGGACGTTGATGGAGATGGAACTCTAGACTATGGAGAGTTTGTTGCTGTGTCAATCCACCTCAAGAAGCTTGGGAATGACGAGCATCTTCACAAAGCCTTTGCATACTTTGATAAGAATAAGAGTGGATACATTGAAATTGAGGAGCTTAGAGACAACTTGGCTGACGACTTGGGTCCAAATCATGAAGAAGTTATCAACGCAATCATTCGCGATGTCGACACAGACAAG GATGGGAAAATTAGCTATGAGGAGTTTGCCACGATGATGAAGGCAGGAACTGATTGGAGGAAGGCTTCAAGGCAGTATTCACGGGAGCGGTTCAATAGCCTCAGCTTAAAGCTGCAGAAAGATGGATCTCTGCAGCTAGCAACTGAAGGTAGATGA
- the LOC109712879 gene encoding calcium-dependent protein kinase 20-like isoform X2, which yields MGNCCATPGDEARRKKAGAGAGAKKGRKGKKPNPFSIEYNKGPAASGAGVPRLTVLREPTGRDIGSRYELGQELGRGEFGITYLCTERATGDAFACKSISKKKLRTAVDIEDVRREVDIMRHLPGHPNIVTLRDTYEDDSAVHLVMELCEGGELFDRIVARGHYTERAAAVVTRTIVEVVQMCHKHGVMHRDLKPENFLFANKKETAPLKAIDFGLSVFFRPGERFTEIVGSPYYMAPEVLKRNYGPEVDVWSAGVILYILLCGVPPFWAETEQGVAQAIIRSAIDFRRDPWPRVSDNAKDLVKRMLDPDPKRRLTAQEVLDHPWLQNAKKAPNVSLGETVKARLQQFSVMNKFKKRALRVVAEHLSVEEVADIKDMFHKMDVNSCGQITFEELKFGLHKLGHQIADADCRILMDAADVDGDGTLDYGEFVAVSIHLKKLGNDEHLHKAFAYFDKNKSGYIEIEELRDNLADDLGPNHEEVINAIIRDVDTDKDGKISYEEFATMMKAGTDWRKASRQYSRERFNSLSLKLQKDGSLQLATEGR from the exons atggggAACTGCTGTGCGACGCCGGGGGACGAGGCGAGGAGGAAGaaggcgggggcgggggcgggggcgaaGAAGGGGAGGAAGGGGAAGAAGCCGAACCCGTTCTCGATCGAGTACAACAAGGGGCCGGCGGCGTCGGGGGCGGGGGTGCCGAGGCTGACGGTGCTGAGGGAGCCGACGGGCCGCGACATCGGCAGCCGGTACGAGCTGGGACAGGAGCTGGGCCGCGGCGAGTTCGGCATCACCTACCTCTGCACGGAGCGCGCCACCGGCGACGCCTTCGCCTGCAAGTCCATCTCCAAGAAGAAGCTCCGCACCGCCGTCGACATCGAGGACGTCCGCCGCGAGGTCGACATCATGCGCCACCTCCCCGGCCACCCCAACATCGTCACCCTCCGCGACACCTACGAGGACGACAGCGCCGTCCACCTCGTCATGGAGCTCTGCGAGGGCGGCGAGCTCTTCGACCGCATCGTCGCCCGCGGCCACTACACCGAgcgggccgccgccgtcgtcacGCGCACCATCGTCGAGGTCGTGCAG ATGTGTCACAAGCACGGGGTGATGCATAGGGACTTGAAACCGGAGAATTTCTTGTTTGCCAACAAGAAGGAAACTGCCCCCCTGAAGGCGATTGACTTCGGATTGTCTGTATTTTTCAGGCCTG GTGAAAGGTTTACTGAAATTGTGGGAAGTCCTTATTACATGGCTCCGGAAGTTCTAAAGCGAAATTATGGCCCAGAAGTTGATGTTTGGAGTGCAGGAGTAATCCTCTACATTCTTCTTTGTGGAGTCCCTCCATTTTGGGCAG AAACTGAACAGGGAGTGGCGCAAGCAATCATCCGTTCTGCCATAGACTTTAGAAGAGACCCATGGCCTAGAGTTTCAGACAATGCTAAAGACCTTGTCAAGAGGATGCTTGATCCGGATCCAAAGCGGAGATTAACAGCTCAAGAAGTTCTAG ATCATCCTTGGTTGCAGAATGCCAAAAAGGCTCCAAATGTCTCTCTTGGTGAAACTGTTAAAGCAAGACTCCAACAATTCTCTGTCATgaacaaattcaaaaagagagcaCTTAGG GTTGTCGCTGAGCATTTATCAGTGGAAGAAGTAGCTGATATAAAGGATATGTTTCATAAGATGGATGTAAACAGCTGTGGTCAAATAACATTTGAAGAGTTGAAGTTTGGTTTGCATAAGCTTGGGCACCAGATTGCTGATGCAGATTGTAGAATATTAATGGATGCT GCGGACGTTGATGGAGATGGAACTCTAGACTATGGAGAGTTTGTTGCTGTGTCAATCCACCTCAAGAAGCTTGGGAATGACGAGCATCTTCACAAAGCCTTTGCATACTTTGATAAGAATAAGAGTGGATACATTGAAATTGAGGAGCTTAGAGACAACTTGGCTGACGACTTGGGTCCAAATCATGAAGAAGTTATCAACGCAATCATTCGCGATGTCGACACAGACAAG GATGGGAAAATTAGCTATGAGGAGTTTGCCACGATGATGAAGGCAGGAACTGATTGGAGGAAGGCTTCAAGGCAGTATTCACGGGAGCGGTTCAATAGCCTCAGCTTAAAGCTGCAGAAAGATGGATCTCTGCAGCTAGCAACTGAAGGTAGATGA